The Candidatus Bathyarchaeota archaeon genome window below encodes:
- a CDS encoding fumarylacetoacetate hydrolase family protein: protein MRICRYRLDGETRIGFYYDDKVVDLKTLYIAYRALGGERLAGDLEEFPTDPLFYLPPDGAGYVMAKKLKEFYELNIDKLDSPPITLNIKTVKLLKPVVELKKLILLAGNYAEHVAESGDEIPGKKFTYPYFFMKPPSTTLTDPDEPILIPKTSPNCVDWEVELAAVIGRGGKHIKAEDALSHVAGYTVLIDVSDRCLELNPMRKNRPKDRFFDWLHGKWHDSFAPIGPCIASSDYIGNPQSLRLWLKVNGVTMQDSSTSRMVFTVAELIEFISSFVTLEPGDIISTGTPSGVGMARGTYLRPGDVVEAYIEKIGLLRKRVEME from the coding sequence ATGAGGATCTGCCGCTACAGGCTGGACGGCGAGACACGTATAGGGTTCTACTATGACGATAAAGTCGTCGACTTGAAGACCCTATACATAGCCTATAGGGCTCTAGGCGGCGAGAGATTAGCTGGGGATCTGGAGGAGTTTCCAACAGACCCCTTATTCTACCTACCGCCAGACGGCGCCGGCTACGTGATGGCTAAGAAACTTAAAGAGTTTTACGAGCTGAACATCGATAAACTCGACTCTCCACCGATAACCCTCAACATAAAAACGGTTAAACTACTCAAACCGGTCGTTGAACTTAAGAAGCTAATCCTTCTAGCCGGAAACTACGCCGAACACGTCGCAGAGAGTGGCGATGAGATACCGGGTAAGAAGTTTACTTACCCATACTTCTTCATGAAACCGCCTTCCACGACTTTGACAGACCCAGACGAGCCTATACTTATCCCTAAGACCTCGCCGAACTGTGTGGACTGGGAGGTGGAGCTTGCGGCCGTGATAGGTAGAGGTGGAAAACACATTAAGGCGGAGGATGCTCTAAGCCACGTAGCAGGCTATACGGTTCTGATAGACGTATCCGATAGATGTCTCGAGCTTAACCCTATGAGAAAAAACAGGCCTAAAGACCGATTCTTCGACTGGCTCCACGGTAAATGGCACGACAGTTTTGCACCCATAGGACCTTGTATAGCGTCTTCAGACTACATAGGAAACCCGCAGAGCTTGAGGTTGTGGCTTAAAGTCAACGGGGTGACCATGCAAGACTCCTCGACCTCTAGAATGGTTTTCACGGTGGCCGAGCTCATAGAGTTCATATCGAGCTTCGTTACTCTGGAGCCCGGAGATATAATATCGACAGGCACCCCATCCGGTGTCGGAATGGCTAGAGGCACATACCTAAGGCCTGGTGACGTGGTGGAAGCCTACATAGAGAAGATAGGTCTCCTGAGGAAGCGTGTCGAGATGGAGTAG
- a CDS encoding sugar phosphate isomerase/epimerase — MRFKLSVISDEVSQSLDDLVKFAEEFNLDGLEIRTLFDKKPHELVDIAGSIRSTLKRHGLETAAIASPVFKSELYDEREYRQHLDILRKCIELGKTLDTNIIRVFTFWKRNHIEDVLDRIVELYQEAIDIAKEEGVILAVENEPSTYASNGLKLSKFLRKVGSRVVRATWDPGNDIWDPEGETPYPDGYGYVRDYVVHVHIKDGVRKGPGGAHEFTPVGDGDVDYRGQFKALALDGYRGYLSLETHWRPKVKLEEKEVLMPGGSKYSSLGFEASRICMKKLIEILEKIGLGSR; from the coding sequence TTGAGGTTTAAGCTATCTGTGATATCGGATGAGGTTTCACAGAGCTTAGACGACCTCGTAAAATTCGCCGAAGAGTTTAACCTAGACGGTTTAGAAATCAGAACGTTATTCGATAAAAAGCCGCATGAACTCGTGGACATCGCAGGCTCCATAAGGAGCACGCTTAAGAGGCATGGGTTGGAGACCGCGGCAATCGCTTCTCCGGTCTTCAAATCCGAGCTATATGATGAGAGGGAGTATAGGCAGCACCTAGACATACTCAGGAAGTGTATAGAGCTCGGTAAAACGCTCGACACGAATATAATCAGGGTTTTCACGTTCTGGAAAAGAAATCACATAGAAGATGTGCTGGATAGGATCGTCGAGCTTTACCAGGAGGCTATAGATATAGCTAAGGAGGAGGGTGTGATACTCGCCGTCGAAAACGAGCCGTCTACGTATGCGAGCAACGGTCTCAAACTCTCCAAGTTCCTCAGGAAGGTAGGCTCCAGGGTGGTCAGAGCGACCTGGGACCCTGGAAACGATATATGGGATCCCGAAGGTGAGACACCGTACCCAGACGGATATGGATACGTCAGAGACTACGTGGTTCACGTCCATATAAAAGACGGTGTAAGGAAGGGCCCCGGCGGAGCCCACGAGTTTACACCGGTCGGAGATGGCGACGTAGACTACAGAGGCCAGTTTAAAGCCCTAGCGTTGGACGGCTATAGGGGGTATTTATCTCTCGAAACCCATTGGAGACCTAAGGTTAAGCTTGAGGAAAAAGAAGTCCTTATGCCCGGTGGCTCCAAATACTCCAGCCTAGGCTTCGAAGCGTCGAGGATATGCATGAAAAAACTCATAGAGATTCTTGAGAAGATAGGCTTGGGTAGCCGATAG
- a CDS encoding nitroreductase family protein — translation MTELSFFETVERRRSIRSYQPKPVEEDKIVRILETVNLAPSAGDLQAYEIVIVKDQTRKEALARAAWGQYFIAEAPVVFVVCANRRRSAMRYGRRGEELYSINDASIAAAYLELAAAALGLGSCWVGAFRDEEVARIIGAPGYVRPIAIIPVGYPAEKPVRPPRRGYRDFLHVERLRLGS, via the coding sequence ATGACCGAGTTAAGCTTCTTCGAAACGGTTGAGAGACGCAGGTCCATAAGAAGCTATCAACCTAAACCCGTCGAAGAGGATAAGATAGTTAGGATCCTTGAGACCGTGAACTTGGCGCCGTCCGCCGGGGACCTGCAGGCCTACGAGATCGTGATCGTTAAGGATCAGACGCGTAAGGAGGCGTTGGCTAGGGCGGCTTGGGGACAGTACTTTATAGCCGAGGCACCCGTCGTGTTCGTCGTATGCGCTAATAGACGAAGGTCGGCTATGAGGTACGGTAGAAGAGGCGAGGAGCTATACTCGATAAACGATGCGAGTATAGCGGCCGCCTACCTGGAGCTCGCCGCCGCGGCGTTGGGGTTAGGCTCCTGCTGGGTCGGGGCTTTCAGAGACGAAGAGGTTGCGAGGATCATAGGGGCGCCGGGTTACGTGAGACCTATAGCCATAATCCCCGTGGGGTATCCCGCTGAGAAGCCCGTTAGACCGCCTAGGAGAGGGTATAGGGACTTCCTTCACGTCGAGAGGCTTAGACTGGGCTCCTAG